The following are encoded in a window of Vespula vulgaris chromosome 8, iyVesVulg1.1, whole genome shotgun sequence genomic DNA:
- the LOC127065611 gene encoding myb-like protein P, which produces MSPEPLSVITVTTESHSVVSSEVVELRRQLERERHARLHLEKQMRVIQSQLYPERFRDNQLIAYQPHEVIEHTDNVMSQETEEAVAALQVVSVMSIPAVGSTQTVETSSPEPSSPPLSPQPGDLVPAEDLKEEESRPSSPKIVAFAQNSVFASLEEQTTADSFSSSSRVTYGSSNTDFKNSSPQYITTSPSRPFSPPAEPQRLPSVLEAAMKAEPKVEVERLPSPPNSLDDGTPQARLYLANTSRQNLETIVEAIRHLEGDHLFSDEPLALTNEPLALTNKSTMKNPSNVKCSSTNSNSTSNSQSTGTEQTSTIPSTNQSSSNSTVASSTSSTTTTTTKQQQQQQQQQQQQQQQQQQQQQQQQQQQQQRLLHATDVNNFLQFQVQQQAQQRPGVIVVKHS; this is translated from the exons ATGTCCCCGGAGCCTCTTTCCGTAATCACGGTGACAACAGAGAGCCATTCCGTGGTAAGCAGCGAGGTCGTGGAGCTTAGACGACAGTTGGAGAGAGAACGTCACGCAAGACTGCATTTGGAAAAGCAGATGAGAGTCATTCAGAGTCAGCTGTATCCGGAAAGATTCCGGGATAATCAGCTGATTGCGTATCAGCCTCACGAG gTAATTGAACATACGGACAATGTCATGAGCCAAGAAACTGAGGAAGCAGTTGCCGCGTTGCAAGTGGTATCGGTTATGTCAATACCTGCGGTAGGCTCGACTCAAACAGTGGAAACTTCGAGTCCCGAACCAAGTTCACCACCGTTGTCTCCTCAGCCTGGTGATTTGGTACCAGCTGAGGatttaaaggaagaagaatccAGACCGAGTAGCCCGAAAATCGTAGCTTTTGCTCAGAATTCTGTTTTCGCGAGTCTCGAAGAGCAAACTACTGCTGATTCCTTTTCTTCATCGAGTCGCGTAACTTATGGCTCATCGAATAccgattttaaaaattcttcgcCGCAATATATCACGACCAGTCCTAGCAGACCTTTCTCACCTCCTGCTGAACCACAACGATTGCCCAGCGTTCTCGAGGCTGCAATGAAGGCAGAACCTAAGGTCGAAGTTGAAAG ATTACCTTCACCGCCGAATTCATTGGACGATGGCACGCCACAAGCGAGGCTCTATCTCGCGAATACATCCAGACAGAATCTGGAAACGATCGTCGAGGCAATCCGCCATCTTGAAGGTGATCATCTTTTTAGCGACGAGCCATTGGCATTGACGAACGAGCCATTGGCATTGACCAACAAGTCTACCATGAAAAATCCATCAAACGTCAAGTGTTCGTCTACGAACTCGAATTCGACCTCGAATTCTCAATCAACGGGCACCGAACAAACGTCGACGATACCGTCGACCAATCAGAGTTCGTCTAATTCGACGGTAGCATCTTCGACGtcgtcaacgacgacgacgacgacaaagcaacagcagcaacaacaacaacaacaacaacaacaacaacagcaacaacagcagcagcaacagcaacaacagcagcagcaacagcaacggcTTCTTCATGCTACCGACGTGAACAATTTCCTCCAGTTCCAAGTCCAACAACAGGCTCAACAACGGCCTGGCGTTATTGTCGTGAAGCACTCGTGA